From the genome of Methanobrevibacter sp. TMH8, one region includes:
- a CDS encoding asparagine synthetase B, with protein MSKIIGIQGKFDGNLLNSMLKAINYEDRLIKSKFKKGIFLSSENNTIFNNKFCNISFQNDKNNSFNIGLGVINPNDKELQPIQYKNLTLVFDGVIYNIDEINSILSNSNNEDVVYSSEILAIKLIYKFYSEFSDLKKSIEKVKNLINGDYAFAVFDGTNLAISRDSLGVNPLYYNVNDFNSFASEKKSLWKIGINNNDISSLKPGHILYNWKDFPSKSNPWDIDYSDHNDFVLDTDEEDNYYKFKNYLSKLIMNSTYDRIKGLDKVGLVFSGGVDSTILATILKKYSESSKIDVTLYTVGVENSIDLKYSKKIAKKLDFTLKTQIIDEELVRKSLNPVLKAIEEEDLMKVGVGMTLYLGTKLAFNDDIPVVLAGQGADELFGGYYRYLATLNQKGEDQLQKELIHDMKYCYDVNLERDAKIASSNGVQLRVPYLDEKVVNFALNIPIKYKIKLNENNEDPLRKRILRDLALDIGVDEEIAMRPKKAAQYGSGIDKIIRKKILKDTDLNKIMENIIDSYSNNKN; from the coding sequence ATGAGTAAAATAATTGGAATTCAAGGAAAATTCGATGGAAATCTTTTAAATTCTATGTTAAAAGCTATAAACTATGAAGATAGGTTAATTAAAAGTAAATTTAAAAAAGGAATCTTTCTTTCTTCTGAAAACAACACTATTTTTAATAATAAATTCTGTAATATTTCTTTTCAAAATGATAAAAATAATTCTTTTAATATAGGATTAGGTGTTATTAACCCTAATGATAAAGAATTGCAACCTATTCAATACAAAAATTTAACACTGGTTTTTGATGGTGTTATTTATAATATAGATGAGATAAATTCTATTTTATCTAATTCTAATAATGAAGATGTAGTTTATTCTAGTGAAATATTAGCTATTAAGCTTATTTATAAATTTTATAGTGAATTTTCTGATTTAAAAAAATCTATAGAAAAAGTAAAAAATCTTATTAATGGAGATTATGCTTTTGCTGTTTTTGATGGTACTAACTTAGCTATTTCAAGAGATAGTTTAGGTGTTAATCCACTATATTACAATGTTAATGATTTTAATTCATTTGCTTCTGAAAAGAAAAGTCTTTGGAAAATAGGGATAAATAATAATGATATTTCTTCTTTAAAACCCGGACATATTTTATATAATTGGAAAGATTTTCCTTCTAAATCTAATCCATGGGATATTGATTATAGTGATCATAATGATTTTGTTTTAGATACTGATGAAGAGGATAATTATTATAAATTTAAAAATTACCTTTCAAAACTAATAATGAATTCTACTTATGATAGAATAAAAGGACTTGATAAGGTAGGATTAGTTTTTTCAGGAGGAGTAGATAGTACTATACTTGCAACCATCCTTAAAAAATATAGTGAATCCTCTAAAATTGATGTCACATTATATACTGTAGGTGTTGAAAATTCTATTGATCTAAAATATAGTAAAAAAATTGCAAAAAAATTAGATTTTACTCTTAAAACACAGATCATAGATGAGGAACTAGTTAGAAAATCTTTAAACCCTGTATTGAAAGCTATTGAAGAAGAGGATCTTATGAAAGTTGGTGTCGGTATGACCTTATATTTAGGAACTAAGCTAGCATTTAATGATGATATTCCAGTTGTATTAGCCGGACAGGGAGCTGATGAATTATTTGGTGGTTATTATAGATATTTAGCTACTTTAAATCAAAAAGGAGAAGATCAACTACAAAAAGAACTTATTCATGATATGAAATATTGTTATGATGTTAATCTTGAAAGAGATGCTAAGATAGCTAGTTCAAATGGAGTTCAACTTAGAGTTCCTTATTTAGATGAAAAAGTTGTTAATTTTGCTTTAAATATTCCTATCAAATATAAAATTAAATTAAATGAAAATAATGAAGATCCTTTAAGAAAAAGAATATTGAGAGATTTAGCTTTAGATATTGGTGTGGATGAAGAAATAGCTATGCGTCCAAAAAAAGCAGCTCAATATGGTTCTGGAATTGATAAAATTATCAGAAAAAAGATCTTAAAAGATACTGATTTGAATAAAATCATGGAAAATATTATTGATTCTTATTCTAACAATAAAAATTGA
- the gatC gene encoding Asp-tRNA(Asn) amidotransferase subunit GatC, translating to MKIEKDAEKILKDFSKTLESIPDLEETHYIVDNVNLTRKDVSIEKNPEKIMRNARTDKEGHLLVKKAEWIN from the coding sequence ATGAAAATTGAAAAAGATGCAGAAAAAATTCTCAAAGATTTTTCTAAAACACTTGAAAGTATTCCCGACCTTGAAGAAACTCATTATATAGTAGACAATGTAAATCTCACACGTAAAGATGTTTCTATTGAGAAAAATCCAGAAAAAATAATGAGAAATGCTAGAACTGATAAAGAGGGTCATTTATTAGTTAAAAAAGCAGAATGGATTAATTAA
- a CDS encoding amino acid-binding protein, with protein sequence MRMNLVLELQDIPGQLVSVLEPISDFGTNLVTVIHQRDSKNEKGMIPVQITLEGERNNLKEVVEKLNEMNITILEIDGVVVKEKLSTILIGHVIDTDIKDTMDKINTIEGVSVVGLDVKLEEEYESSAMIVVESDPDKKEIVLSKIQEIADDKGLLVVNEV encoded by the coding sequence ATGAGAATGAACTTAGTTCTAGAACTTCAAGATATTCCAGGACAACTTGTATCTGTTCTTGAACCAATTAGTGATTTTGGTACAAATTTAGTAACTGTTATTCACCAAAGGGATTCAAAAAATGAAAAAGGTATGATTCCTGTTCAAATAACTTTAGAAGGTGAAAGAAACAACCTTAAAGAAGTTGTTGAGAAGTTAAATGAAATGAATATTACTATTCTTGAGATTGATGGAGTAGTTGTAAAAGAAAAACTCAGTACGATACTAATTGGACATGTTATTGATACAGATATAAAGGACACTATGGATAAAATTAACACAATTGAAGGAGTATCTGTAGTTGGATTAGATGTTAAATTAGAAGAAGAGTATGAATCTTCAGCTATGATTGTTGTTGAATCAGATCCTGATAAAAAAGAAATTGTTCTCTCTAAAATTCAGGAAATAGCTGATGATAAAGGTCTTTTAGTTGTTAATGAAGTTTAA
- a CDS encoding homoserine dehydrogenase — MKDIKIILMGFGAVGKGVAKSISIKKDKIQNEYGVNLKLVAVADSSSSAISSNGLDEELLIETKENQGKLANYPEFGFNTNGEDVLDSVDYDLLIEATPTNIEDGEPAKSLTLKAFASGKDVVTSNKGHLALFFSQMNEQAKANNVQFKFEASVGGAMPIINFAEETLPSSNISSIIGILNGTTNYILSRMTTEGSSYKNTLEESQQLGIAETDPTQDVEGIDAACKTVILANSLLGIDATYSDVEVEGISKITSEAIELAKKEGYLIKLIAEVSKDALKVSPRLVKKNSPYAVEGTLNMATIKTDLADEVTVVGKGAGSIETASAMLTDVINIIKTKY, encoded by the coding sequence ATGAAAGATATAAAAATTATTTTAATGGGGTTTGGAGCTGTTGGTAAAGGTGTTGCTAAATCAATCTCTATTAAAAAAGATAAAATTCAAAATGAATATGGTGTAAACCTAAAGTTAGTAGCTGTAGCTGATTCATCTTCATCAGCTATTTCATCAAATGGACTTGATGAAGAATTATTAATTGAAACAAAAGAAAATCAAGGAAAATTAGCTAATTATCCAGAATTTGGATTTAATACAAATGGAGAAGATGTTCTTGATTCAGTTGATTATGATTTGCTTATTGAAGCTACACCAACTAATATTGAAGATGGAGAACCTGCAAAATCACTAACATTAAAAGCTTTTGCTAGTGGGAAAGATGTTGTAACATCAAATAAAGGTCATCTAGCTCTTTTCTTTTCTCAAATGAATGAACAAGCTAAAGCCAATAATGTTCAATTTAAGTTTGAAGCATCTGTTGGAGGAGCTATGCCTATTATAAATTTTGCTGAAGAAACCCTTCCAAGTTCAAATATATCTTCTATTATTGGTATTTTAAATGGAACTACCAATTATATATTATCAAGAATGACTACTGAAGGTTCTTCATATAAAAATACACTTGAAGAATCTCAACAATTAGGAATTGCTGAAACTGATCCAACTCAAGATGTTGAAGGAATTGATGCAGCTTGTAAAACTGTTATATTAGCTAATTCTCTACTTGGAATTGATGCAACATATTCTGATGTTGAAGTTGAAGGTATTTCTAAAATTACTTCTGAAGCTATTGAATTAGCTAAAAAAGAAGGTTATTTAATTAAATTGATTGCTGAAGTATCAAAAGATGCATTAAAAGTTTCTCCACGATTAGTTAAAAAAAATAGTCCTTATGCTGTTGAAGGCACATTAAATATGGCAACTATTAAAACAGATCTTGCTGATGAAGTTACTGTAGTTGGAAAAGGTGCAGGATCAATTGAAACTGCTTCTGCAATGTTGACTGATGTTATTAATATTATTAAAACTAAATATTAA
- a CDS encoding cofactor-independent phosphoglycerate mutase codes for MKYVILIGDGMSDYPLKELNNQTPLEVANKPNIDGIAQKGRVGQLQTVPENLEPGSDVANMSIFGYDPQKYYTGRGPLEAGSMGINTSDDEVIFRCNLITEDNGILADFNAGHITSKEAAILINTLNQEFSKENNPNIGEMDGEFYSGISYRHLFVKKGSELASLKTTPPHDIVGESIADYTNWNDPSSLMIKNIMLKSKEILENHDINKKRLSNGEKIANMVWLWGQGLKPSMPKFKDLYGFEGSVITGVDLLKGIGVFAGLKNINVPGATGYFDTDYKAKGKYAANALEDNDFLFVHIEAPDEAGHAGNIEEKIKAIERIDKYVLGQILDEIPQYEDYKIAVLPDHATPIDVRTHTRDLVPLAIYSSLKKDFADDANIYTEKSVINGSLGIDKAHDLVKKMII; via the coding sequence ATGAAATATGTAATTTTAATAGGGGATGGAATGTCTGATTACCCCTTAAAAGAATTGAATAATCAAACTCCTCTTGAAGTAGCTAATAAACCTAATATAGATGGAATTGCTCAAAAAGGTAGGGTTGGACAACTTCAAACTGTTCCAGAAAATCTTGAACCTGGATCAGATGTAGCTAATATGAGTATTTTTGGTTATGATCCTCAAAAATATTATACTGGTAGAGGTCCTCTTGAAGCTGGAAGTATGGGAATCAATACTTCTGATGATGAAGTTATATTTAGATGTAATTTAATAACTGAGGATAATGGAATATTAGCTGATTTTAATGCAGGACACATTACTTCAAAAGAAGCAGCTATTTTAATCAATACACTTAATCAAGAATTTTCAAAGGAAAATAATCCAAATATTGGTGAAATGGATGGAGAATTTTACTCAGGAATTAGCTATAGGCATCTTTTTGTTAAAAAAGGGTCAGAATTAGCTTCATTAAAGACTACTCCTCCTCATGATATTGTTGGTGAATCAATAGCTGATTATACTAATTGGAATGATCCTTCTTCATTAATGATAAAAAATATTATGTTAAAATCTAAAGAGATTTTAGAAAACCATGATATTAATAAAAAAAGACTTAGTAATGGAGAAAAAATAGCCAACATGGTTTGGTTGTGGGGTCAAGGTTTAAAGCCTTCTATGCCTAAATTTAAAGATCTTTATGGTTTTGAAGGGTCTGTTATTACTGGGGTAGATTTATTAAAAGGTATAGGTGTTTTTGCAGGATTAAAAAATATTAATGTTCCTGGTGCTACTGGATATTTTGATACAGATTATAAAGCTAAGGGCAAGTATGCTGCTAATGCTCTTGAAGACAATGATTTTTTATTTGTTCACATTGAAGCTCCTGATGAAGCGGGTCATGCTGGAAATATTGAAGAAAAAATCAAAGCTATTGAAAGAATTGATAAGTATGTATTAGGTCAAATTCTTGATGAAATACCACAATATGAAGATTATAAAATAGCTGTTCTTCCAGATCATGCAACGCCTATTGATGTTAGAACTCATACTCGAGATCTTGTTCCTCTCGCAATATATTCTTCTTTAAAAAAAGATTTTGCTGATGATGCTAATATTTACACAGAAAAATCTGTTATTAATGGATCTTTAGGTATAGATAAAGCTCATGATCTAGTTAAAAAAATGATAATTTAA
- the pyrG gene encoding CTP synthase (glutamine hydrolyzing), translating to MTKYIIITGGVVSSIGKGITSASIGRILRSYGLKVGAIKIDPYLNWDSGTLNPYQHGEVFVTHDGMESDLDLGHYERFLDVELPGVSNITTGKVYQSVIDKERKGEFLGACVQIIPHITDEIKSLIRKTAEINDYDIILIELGGTVGDIESQPFLEALRQLRNEEGHDNVMFVHVTFIPYLNAAGEFKTKPTQHSTKELRSTGINPDMIVCRSQDPIDDALKRKIAHFCDVDPTAVVNAPDASSIYEVPLTLDKENVGKFIAERIKLDVDVESADLDQWKSIVKSLQKQDPVVTIAIIGKYVELEDSYISIREALLHAAAKIGVKLNLEYISSDVDNLDENELKELDGILIPGGFGERGVEGKLDAVEYAIQNNVPIFGICLGMHSMVIQFARRNSMDNANSTEFDLDTMYPVIDLMEKQKEIKQMGGTMRLGSYDCKLIKNTKAHNLYKQDLVKERHRHRYELNNDFREELQNKGLIISGTSPDDFLVEMVELEDHPWFVGCQFHPEFKSRPNNAHPLFVSFMDAAYNFSKNK from the coding sequence CTGACAAAATATATAATTATAACCGGCGGTGTTGTTAGTTCAATTGGTAAAGGGATTACTTCAGCATCAATTGGAAGGATTTTACGTTCTTATGGATTAAAGGTAGGAGCTATTAAAATAGACCCTTATTTAAATTGGGATTCTGGAACATTAAATCCATATCAACACGGAGAAGTTTTTGTTACTCATGATGGGATGGAATCTGATCTTGATTTAGGTCATTATGAACGTTTTTTAGATGTTGAACTTCCAGGTGTTTCTAACATTACCACTGGAAAAGTTTATCAGTCAGTAATTGATAAAGAAAGAAAAGGAGAGTTCCTTGGAGCTTGTGTTCAGATAATTCCTCATATTACTGATGAAATTAAATCACTCATAAGAAAAACAGCTGAAATCAATGATTATGATATTATTCTCATAGAACTTGGTGGAACTGTTGGTGATATTGAAAGTCAACCATTTTTAGAAGCATTGAGACAACTTAGAAATGAAGAAGGCCATGACAATGTAATGTTTGTACATGTAACTTTTATTCCATATCTTAATGCTGCTGGAGAATTCAAAACAAAACCAACACAACATAGTACCAAAGAGCTTCGAAGTACTGGTATAAATCCTGATATGATTGTATGTAGAAGTCAAGATCCTATTGATGATGCTCTTAAACGTAAAATTGCTCATTTTTGTGATGTTGATCCTACTGCTGTTGTTAATGCTCCAGATGCATCTTCTATTTATGAAGTTCCATTAACTCTTGATAAAGAAAATGTTGGAAAATTCATTGCTGAACGAATTAAACTTGATGTTGATGTTGAATCTGCAGATTTAGATCAATGGAAATCTATTGTTAAATCTCTCCAAAAACAAGATCCTGTTGTTACTATAGCTATAATTGGAAAATATGTTGAACTTGAAGATTCTTATATAAGTATTAGAGAAGCATTATTACATGCAGCTGCAAAAATTGGGGTTAAGCTCAATCTTGAATATATAAGTTCTGATGTCGATAATCTCGATGAAAATGAATTAAAAGAGCTTGATGGAATTCTTATTCCTGGAGGTTTCGGTGAAAGAGGAGTCGAAGGTAAGTTAGATGCAGTTGAATATGCAATTCAAAATAATGTTCCAATTTTTGGAATATGTCTTGGAATGCATTCAATGGTTATTCAATTTGCTAGGCGGAATAGTATGGATAATGCAAATAGTACAGAATTTGATCTAGATACTATGTATCCTGTTATTGATCTTATGGAAAAACAAAAAGAGATCAAACAAATGGGAGGAACTATGCGTTTAGGTTCTTATGATTGTAAACTTATAAAAAATACTAAAGCACACAATTTATATAAACAAGACCTTGTTAAAGAACGTCATAGACATAGATATGAATTAAACAATGATTTTAGAGAAGAGCTTCAAAATAAAGGCCTAATTATTTCAGGAACATCTCCAGACGATTTTCTTGTAGAAATGGTAGAACTCGAAGATCATCCATGGTTTGTAGGATGTCAATTCCATCCTGAGTTTAAATCAAGACCTAACAATGCTCATCCTTTATTTGTTTCTTTTATGGATGCTGCTTATAATTTTTCTAAAAATAAATAA
- a CDS encoding A24 family peptidase — MENHLVYIHLLVILILSGSVIIAGFYDLKYKIIPNELSYLLILTGIISNLAISFLIMEIYPILFSIILSIIIFSLSYILWKLRLWGGGDVKLITGITLAMPIHPAVLSEIFRFNINNINLPILAIYPFPFTVIFNSILVSFPFLLICVILNYLNNIKYEEIANNKNFKRNKSEKNLILILFNKFINIIINNININNSNNNHLFDLFKYIKIGIYKKLIFNKLIKSLLTSLILLIVILFFKRYDIDSINSIFYILIVGMFINLTFSIFLDFFILNFKIFVKKGSYKLVDINNLKENMILSDILINISDLNRLIKENKVNLNIINKIGLYKKNYSDCTDYINYIGTNDSTDYMEYSDYIDYTNYTNNDDINIDIYKNKDNHILKSKTAGGLSKNDLKLLKELAKIEIIPEKIPIKLGIPFAPSIAIGFFITLFIGDLSLFIYNGVNLLI; from the coding sequence ATGGAAAATCACTTAGTTTATATACATTTATTGGTAATTTTGATTCTTAGTGGATCTGTAATAATTGCAGGATTTTATGATTTAAAATATAAAATCATTCCTAATGAATTAAGTTATTTATTAATTTTAACTGGGATAATATCAAATTTAGCTATTTCATTTTTGATTATGGAAATATATCCAATATTGTTTTCAATAATATTATCTATAATAATTTTTTCATTATCATATATATTGTGGAAACTAAGATTATGGGGTGGTGGAGATGTAAAATTAATTACTGGAATAACTCTAGCAATGCCTATTCATCCAGCAGTTTTAAGTGAGATTTTTAGATTTAATATTAATAATATCAATCTACCTATACTAGCTATATATCCATTTCCTTTTACAGTGATATTTAATAGTATTCTTGTTTCATTCCCGTTTTTGTTAATATGTGTAATACTTAATTATCTAAATAATATCAAATATGAGGAAATTGCTAATAATAAAAATTTTAAAAGGAATAAATCTGAAAAAAACTTGATTTTAATATTATTTAATAAATTTATTAATATTATCATCAATAATATTAATATTAATAATAGTAATAATAATCATCTATTTGATTTATTTAAATATATCAAAATTGGTATTTATAAGAAATTAATATTTAATAAATTAATTAAATCACTACTAACTTCTTTAATTTTATTAATTGTCATTCTATTTTTTAAAAGATATGATATTGATTCAATAAATTCAATTTTTTATATTTTAATAGTTGGAATGTTTATTAATTTAACTTTTTCTATATTTCTGGACTTTTTTATTTTAAATTTTAAAATTTTTGTTAAAAAAGGTTCATATAAACTTGTAGATATTAATAATTTGAAAGAAAATATGATTCTAAGTGATATATTAATAAATATAAGTGATTTAAACAGATTAATTAAAGAAAACAAGGTTAATTTAAATATAATCAATAAAATTGGATTATATAAGAAAAATTATAGTGACTGTACTGATTATATTAATTATATCGGTACTAATGATTCTACTGATTATATGGAGTATAGTGATTATATTGATTATACTAATTACACTAATAATGATGATATTAACATTGATATTTATAAAAATAAGGATAATCATATACTGAAATCAAAAACTGCTGGAGGATTATCAAAAAATGATTTAAAATTATTAAAAGAATTAGCTAAAATCGAAATAATTCCAGAAAAAATCCCTATTAAGTTAGGAATTCCATTTGCACCATCAATTGCTATTGGATTCTTCATAACTTTATTTATTGGAGATCTTTCATTATTCATTTATAATGGAGTAAATTTGTTAATATAA